Proteins co-encoded in one Papaver somniferum cultivar HN1 chromosome 5, ASM357369v1, whole genome shotgun sequence genomic window:
- the LOC113278408 gene encoding L-type lectin-domain containing receptor kinase S.6-like, with translation MGYAKSLLCSLIVIIIICILHSSFPPPSDNSITNITLLRDAHFLQEGRIGLTSYSSSSVGRALYKYPIMFRNISTKSSASFTSKFTFTIIPNSIPSPPLFGDGLTFLITSNPKILGNGFGFMGLSNRSNQEEYFAIEFDTSFDPSLEDISDNHIGVHINSIISYPTVDLTPMGFDLKNTTRITAWVDYINSEKRLEVWLSYNDSRPIRPLLTTYMDFSAYINELMYVGFSASNGKGGCSSKHIVDKWIFETYPSPFDSSISFHSTEEGSDLANGAGPTLWLLLGTLIFTAIIRKIFFSPDQIVGDDQTISISFTDAPRNPEKTVDGKNIKARRDVVNQKPRLTEGTIKEALRSLQLEEIIEELKSKIKKQKDNLILPVCDEAKDHYRGIIAYLTEERDSQVSEKKELDKKVIIAGLQRKSKAELEDMLLQVKTKA, from the exons ATGGGTTATGCAAAATCATTGCTTTGTTCGTTAATAGTAATAATCATAATCTGCATATTACACTCTTCATTTCCTCCCCCTTCTGATAATTCAATCACCAACATCACCCTTCTTCGTGATGCTCATTTTCTTCAAGAAGGCAGAATTGGCCTTACTTCTTATTCTTCAAGTAGTGTTGGTAGAGCACTTTATAAATAccctatcatgtttagaaacATTTCTACTAAATCCAGTGCTTCTTTTACTTCGAAGTTCACCTTTACGATCATTCCAAATTCTATACCATCTCCTCCATTGTTTGGGGATGGTTTAACGTTTCTTATTACTTCCAATCCTAAGATacttggaaatgggtttggtttTATGGGTCTCTCAAATCGAAGTAACCAAGAAGAGTATTTCGCTATTGAATTTGATACAAGTTTCGATCCAAGTCTTGAAGATATTAGTGATAATCATATAGGTGTTCACATCAATTCCATTATATCATATCCAACTGTAGATTTGACACCTATGGGATTTGATTTAAAGAATACTACAAGAATAACAGCTTGGGTCGATTACATAAATTCGGAGAAGAGGTTGGAAGTGTGGCTGAGTTACAATGATTCTCGACCTATCAGGCCACTCCTAACTACTTATATGGATTTTTCTGCATATATTAACGAGTTGATGTATGTTGGTTTTTCGGCGTCAAACGGAAAGGGGGGTTGTTCATCAAAGCACATAGTTGATAAATGGATTTTCGAAACGtatccttctccatttgattcTTCCATTTCCTTCCATAGTACGGAAGAGGGTTCTGATCTTGCTAATGGTGCTGGTCCTACTTTGTGGCTGCTCCTGGGAACATTGATATTTACAGCTATAATTCGTAAGATATTTTTCTCACCTGATCAGATTGTTGGTGATGACCAGACAATCTCCATTTCATTTACTG ATGCACCTAGGAACCCCGAAAAAACAGTTGATGGCAAAAACATTAAAGCAAGAAGAGATGTTGTGAACCAGAAGCCTAGATTGACCGAGGGTACCATAAAAGAAGCTCTAAGGAGTTTACAGCTTGAGGAAATTATCGAAGAGTTGAAATCTAAGATCAAAAAGCAGAAGGATAACTTGATTCTGCCAGTGTGTGACGAAGCAAAAGATCATTATCGTGGTATAATCGCTTACCTTACAGAAGAACGTGACAGTCAGGTGTCAGAGAAAAAAGAACTTGATAAGAAGGTTATTATAGCTGGTCTTCAGAGGAAGTCGAAAGCAGAACTTGAGGATATGCTTCTTCAGGTGAAAACTAAGGCTTAA